A section of the Dreissena polymorpha isolate Duluth1 unplaced genomic scaffold, UMN_Dpol_1.0 chrUn068, whole genome shotgun sequence genome encodes:
- the LOC127863959 gene encoding visual pigment-like receptor peropsin codes for VDTYTRGRIKLCLNTIGFLAGWLPYAIFSLWTMFNDVSKMSSTVAILAPLFAKSASVWNPLIYAVRNREVRQAMLLFLKRCCKIRSTASAKDHHIENAFGNMCEQTNRKTDRQTVGSQACEVGKGRLAGRETDIQAYSHPHILTNRHSGSCTDFVTKLLIDL; via the exons GTTGACACTTACACGCGTGGTCGGATAAAGCTCTGTTTGAACACAA TCGGCTTTTTGGCCGGATGGTTGCCTTATGCAATATTTTCGCTGTGGACAATGTTCAACGACGTATCCAAAATGTCTTCAACAGTGGCCATCTTAGCACCACTGTTCGCCAAGTCAGCAAGCGTATGGAATCCGCTGATTTATGCTGTCAGGAATAGAGAGGTGCGCCAAGCTATGTTGCTGTTTCTAAAGCGGTGCTGTAAAATAAGATCGACGGCGTCCGCTAAAGATCATCACATA GAAAATGCCTTTGGAAACATGTGTGAACAGACAAACAGGAAGACAGATCGGCAAACGGTGGGCAGCCAGGCTTGCGAAGTGGGGAAGGGCAGGCTGGCCGGAAGGGAGACAGACATACAGGCATACTCGCATCCACACATTCTCACAAACAGACACTCAGGAAGTTGTACGGACTTTGTTACGAAATTATTAATCGACCTATAG